DNA sequence from the Lycium barbarum isolate Lr01 chromosome 5, ASM1917538v2, whole genome shotgun sequence genome:
tttttgcgcctccaatggtttaaatttccgaatttcttgcccccatacctctcctcaaaacggcaaagcggaaaaaaaatttaaatccattaacaacatagtggGCACTCTTGTTGTCCACTCCTCCATTCCCCCCtccttttggcatcatgctctccaaattGCCACATACCTCCTTAGTGTCCTTCCCACCAAAGTCCtaaatcaccaacgcaagttCTCTATTAACGAACCTCCTCCTActctcatctccgggtttttggTGTCTATGCTATTCGcttttcccatctacaactattcataagttgcaagcaagatccaccctgtgtgtatttttgggctatccgttgaatcatagaggatataaatgttatgatttatccaccaacaaaatcatcatatcaaggcatgtcatctttgaggaaactcaatttcccttctcaaAGTTGCACTCCCCAACCCAAACTTCTTATGATTTTTGggaccatgggatttctccataCACCCTGCATTTTCTGTCACAGCCTACTCCACCCGTCGTCCCCTCGGTACAACCCGAATTTCCTACATTATGGATATTTCTGCCCTTACCTTTGTGTGCAAATAtcagaatctcaaagaccccttcagCTGCATTGTATTGCTGCATGTCAGTATACTTTATGgatgttcgcatatataacacatatttaattattgcatgtgttaaaatatttatttcagTTAATCACTtaaattaactatatgctttaaaaatttaaaaaatcaataattttttttattaaaaacacagtcgaatatgatttaaatagaggcaacgtcttacaaactattttgtaaaacgttggggagaaaaatatatattaatggtataacgtggaatgatccacgttatacaaaattatttgtctaacgtggatcagtccacgttataccttttaattttttattttttatttttgctgTGATTTTCTgacaatgcaaaaaaaaaatttggggtataacgtggaggtgATTTTCTgacaatgcaaaaaaaaattgggagTATAACGTGGACTcttccacgttatacccgttttggtatgtaACTGAAAGGCAGCCCGTCATACTCCTAGTAGGGGGTGTGACATCACTACAAAAAAATGCTTAAATTGCGGCGGTTTAATAGCGGGGGTCAGCTACAACCCCCGCAAATTTCATTAAATAGCGGGGGTTTACATGTCCGACACAAATAGAAGAAACTAGCGGGGGTTTGGAACCTCCACCATCTGGGAAAAAAATAGAGCCAATTTTTCCCTCACTTTTTTTTGGCTCGGCTCATTTTTGTTAGAAAGGCCCTGCAGACCTttgtgtctctctctctctctcaaaacCCTCTCTCTCAAAACCCTCTGTGTCTCAAAACCTCCCTCTCTCACTACTTTTTATTCCACCCCAACTATAAAGGGTGCTGATTAAATACCTTCCCAACAACATCACCTACCAAAACTATACAAAAGAGGACTTAATAGATCCAGATTACTAcccataaaataatttttttaaaaaaaaaaaaagcaggtCGAATTGTCAGCAAAATTCCACAAATTTGAGGCAAATCAAGAGATACAGACTTCTTCTTCTTTGGAAAACATTGAACCATCCATTTCTGTGAGTTCTTTTTCTGATTTcaatttgatttttattgtttGGTTTTCAATTTAGTGTTATGGGTGATTTTTTTAGTCCATGTTTTTGTGTGAATCTGCACTTTTTCTTTATTGGGTGTGTTTTGTTTCTTGTAATCAATTCAATTTGTTTTATTTGGGTATGTTCTGTTCTATTGTTTTCATCGACGTGTTCAAGGTAGTTTTTTTGATTTGGTTGTCGCTATAGTATATGTTCCAGATTTGTATATGGTTTTATTGGTTTCATTTTATATATTGTTTGAGCCAAAGTTTGAGTCTTTTGGTATGGTATGAGAAGTTTTTAGGTGGGTATTTTACTGAATTTGATCCATAGGTGGAAGGTCCAAGCATAAGGAAGTTACTACCTTTTGTTTCATGTTTTGGGGGTGGGGTAAGTATTGTATACTGTTAGTAGAATTATTTTTGCTGCAGATCTGATGATCTATTAATTTCTTTTGTTTGGAATGCAACTGTACCTCTGTGGTATAGTTGTAATGAATACTATAGTTGGGAATGGAAAAACAAAAGCCTCTGTGAAGAACATATAAGCGAATTTCTTGAGAACCCAAACTCCTCTTCCTCAATCAACTGGTATCTCTTCAATTATTTCTACAAATGGGTCTTTCATCTTTCCTATTTTTGGGTAATTATTTTTACAAATGGGTCCCCTTGAACGTGTTTGATTATTTGTGTCAATGAGTTGAATTTTCATACTACAGTATTAGTGTGTTGATTTTGAAATGTAAGTTTaattatttcaagaaaaaaaaaacagtttaatTATTGAGAATTTATAAAACATTATAAGTATCTCCATGTGTTTCTTATTTCTGTTACTTACATTTATTTATGACATAGATTTTATAATTTGGAATGTGTTTTTTCATTTGTAGATGAGCAACTACTCTTCCATGGATGGAATCCTCTATTGCAAGACTCATTTCGAACAGCTTTTTAAGGAATCTGGAAATTTTAGCAAGAATTTTCAGAATCGTGAGCCATCTTTCGTAAATTAATTTAGTACATTTTTGCTAAGCCTCTTTTATCTTAATTTCTACTAATCGTCTACATTGTTCTAATTAACATTTTAGCAGCTAAGTCTGAGAGGCAAAATTCACTGGTAAGCTCTGTTTGTATCCGACAACTtcacattttttaaaaaatatatgtttttcttttctttttcttccttaAAAGAATAAAACAGTTGTAAATTTGTTTCTAACTTTTTGAGCTAAAAATTAAATTTGCTTATGTATTTTGTGCAGATAAGGGCTCCAAGTAAACTCTCTGCTATGTTCTCTGGAACCCAAGAAAAATGTGCTGCTTGCGACAAAACTGTTTACCCACTTGAGAAGGTATGCAACCATCAAGTGATTACTTAAAGTGTAATTTGTATCTCTGTGTGTTAGGTGCTTGTTAAATAGTCAGAGATTTGAAGATATATTCGTGGCAAAAGATCGATATTACTTACTCTTGAGTTGCATTGATTGATGGAATGTAGTCATCTATAGTCAACATTTGATGGTATAATTAGAAGTAGCAGTAGAATGAATGCAATCACGCTCCTTCGATGTTTACGAAGTAGCACTACTTAATTCATGGTAATTTATTATATGTCTACTGTAGCGAGGTAACTTTATTGATATGGTCAAATCATATATGGTAATGATATGTGTATAGCAGAACTACATTTAACTGCTAATTTATCTGTGTGTTTCGACTAAATATGGTAATGATCTGTTTACGAAGTAGCAGTAAATTTATAGATAATTTTTTTTAGGTCTAGGCATTGTCACAAACAACTAAAATCTTGAAGGGGCAGACATCTATCTCTGTAGTCTTTAAGGCATTCTTTATTTTTAGTAGCTTAAACTTTGTACCTGTGCTTGAATGAATGAGCTTATATTATGCTATATGCTTGAATATTTTAAAGTTTGTAGCTTTATGAGGATGTGTTGCTGATTTTTACTTCCTAGAAATTTATTGGGTTATAAATTAAATTTCATACACCATTGTTGCCCAAGGTAAAGACATTTGGCTTGCCACATTATCTCCTATTGGATGTCACATTAACTGATTGTATCCTATTGTGATGCTTTCTTGTTAAGTAGAACCAGTTGAGTCATTTTCCCATTTTCTGTCATACTAGACACATGTTATATCATGTATGATATATGCTTCTCAGTGGTCTAGATCAGTAACTTGATACAAATGGTGATTGGGTTTATTTCTATTCTTCGAACTTAACTGTGTTTATGCTTTTTTCACTTAGAATTCTTGATTTTTGCTTCTTCCCGTtgaatttggttatttgaatGGATACTGTCCGATTTTTACTTGATATGTTCTACTATATTTTCCCTGATTTGGCTTTACTAGGCCTGCATTGTCATAGCTCGAGATAATGTCAGATACTGTTTTGACTTGTGAAGGTTTGAGTTGAAGTTTCTGAAAACTTTGTTGCTTGTTTAATGATAGCAATGTTTTCTAGTAGttgtttgattttctttttctgaTAAGTTAGAATAGTGGCCCTGATAGCAATGCTTAATTCTCTACTATGTTTTATTTTCTACTGTATGAGCAGTTGGATTTCCAAATTAAACTTGAATAAAGAGTTGTGGTGTTTTCAGGATAGTAGCTAACTCTATTTCTATGTTTTTCATTATGCAGCCAAGTGATGCGGCTAGTGGATCCCTTTCGCCCATGGATGCAAGAAGATCATGCGGTGATAGTAATCCCAGTGACAACCGttgatttcattgtattgttcGGTAGGAACGGATGTTAGAACGTTGGAGCGAATGTATTGTGTTTAAATTTAGTTTTTGAGTGATCTGATAATGCTACTTAAATTTTTAGTTTAAAAAACTAATGGTACTTTATGATAACATTTGTGATTTTACGATATGTTATTGATATCTCTTAAAGTTTTAACGTTTTTTGCTTTGATTATGATTTCCAGCTTAATTAGTGATTTTGTAatcataatatataaattaaaaaaattcaatGAATTGTTGGGGGATATGAGACTGCCAGGACCTTTAAATATAagctaatttaaaaaaaaaaaaaatatatatatatgtattgcggaGGTTCTAAACCGCCACAATCTGTAATTGAgaattatttttaaaagattAAATTTTACGGTAGGAACGGATGTTAGAACGTTGGAGCGAATGTATTGTGTTTAAATTTAGTTTTTGAGTGATATGATAATGCTACTTAAATTTTTAGTTTAAAAAACTAATGGTACTTTATGATAACATTTGTGATTTTACGATATGTTATTGATATCTCTTAAAGTTTTAACTTTTTGCTTTGATTATGATTTCCAGCTTAATTAGTGATTTTGTAatcataatatataaattaaaaaaattcaatGAATTGTTGGGGGATATGAGACTGCCAGGACCTTTAAATATAAgctaatttaaaaaaatatataaatatatgtattgcGGAGGTTCTAAACCGCCACAATCTGTAATTGAgaattatttttaaaagattAAATTTTACGGTAGGAACGGATGTTAGAACGTTGGAGCGAATGTATTGTGTTTAAATTTAGTTTTTGAGTGATATGATAATGCTACTTAAATTTTAGTTTAAAAAACTAATGGTACTTTATGATAACATTTGTGATTTTACGATATGTTATTGATATCTCTTAAAGTTTTAACTTTTTGCTTTGATTATGATTTCCAGCTTAATTAGTGATTTTGTAatcataatatataaattaaaaaaattcaatGAATTGTTAGGGGATATGAGACTGCCAGGACCTTTAAATATAAGctaatttaaaaatatatataaatatatgtattgcGGAGGTTCTAAACCGCCACAATCTGTAATTGAgaattatttttaaaagattaaattttaaaattacgGGGGTCAACTGCCGTAAAATAACCGCCGCAAATTAGTTCTGGCGGTCAGTAAAAAACCGCCGCTAATTGATTGCGACAACTGTTATTGTGGGGGTTTTGACAACTGCCGCAATAACACATTGCGGGGGTTTCAAACCGCCGCAAACCTTAAAAATAACCCCCGCAATTTAAGCGTTTTTTTGTAGTGCATCTCTAATCTGCAATAGACGCACTCCTCTTGGATATAAATTTCATAAAATCCGATAGACTGAAAGATTCGATTCAAACAAATTCTCTCATAGAGTGATAGAGGCACAACCATTTTAGATTGAGGGTAAATGTTGTGATGCTCTCTGGCCTCTTTTTCGGATTTGCATTGGCCTGGTACTTGCTGAAGTGCACGTATACTCGATTTTGGGACCACTATTTAAAATATATTCGGAGTGCGTAAAAGTTTGTAAGTCTACTCATTTTGGAACAATTTTAGATATGCAGTGTGTGAAGCTTCATATCGATGAAATCCTGATTTAgtcattttttcttgaatttgtaacacctcgtgcattcgggctaagatttgactcataagacgggggtataatgaacccaattttagtattatataaatggtgtttgaaacccaatcaagacatgagaagagtccttgagcaaaagaaagtcggaagctaccctacggagcgtgttttcaagtgagtttgcaccatgtctcaattaaaatgagtatacggaaCAATACGTAAGGTatttgggaaaatttccttcTTGGAAGTTGTACATCTTTGAattacctttccaacggtatattatggaggccaaacagacatctgtacaaagattTATGCCCGTTTTAATAAAATAGTGTTCTGCCGATATACGGTAGAATATACGGGCCGTGaaaattatacgggtcgtatattccaaccgtaaaattggtccagaaagcccaaatcactgtaatGGATGTATGGttacatatacggtccgtaaaacttttatggaccgtaaaatagggcgtaaaatgggtTCAACAACAATtataaaacttcgttttaaggctttttcacttcattcttcacacccccaagccctagaacgaccttctattctctcccatcatcacgaacaccaaggtaagcctactctaatcattccaagtcaattctaatatatatccttgtcatctaaacaagaatcatcattccaaaactagggttttcaagaaaccccatctcaaggttcaagaattcaagattttggaaatcttcttcaaagctcaagtctttaattcaagttttggagcgactaaggtatgtagagttactatctacgtgtgggaacatcattgttcttccccacgcctcataatccatacattatgattctttacgaaaactagggtttctataccatgctcatgataaccctaggtccatgtccatgattatattatctatgaattgttataattccatcattgagttcttaatatttctttatgattattaagaatctatcCGTAATCTATGAATAACCCATATATCtgattccatgggttcatgcatgctagtttatgatatattatgttatttcaagaaaatactatatatgttttacaagttcatgcaagcaagctataattcatgatatccatgtacaagcaagttatattcatgaaaaccatgggcagcaagtgccacttattttacaagttatttcgtgaaatcatgattacaagactagtacaagttaattcacgaaaatcatgggcttcttagccaactatgttatgttcatgtttttgggagttgctttaattaccgaggagggcttcagatagcctgaaactacgtagccaccgtaggatgaggatcgatccacccatgtcccggacgatctctcataatgactggatcctttcatactttattaaatctcatgttctctggcaaggactgagtgttttgCTGGCGGGacacaagcaccagaccatgtATCAGTTATAAGTTATTTCTCTCCCTAcgtatgatatttttaccatgttttatatatatgtatgtattcatattcatgaccaggtttcagttcctatcattattatttcatgtcccaagTTATttatttcagttgctttacataccagcacattcaatgtgctgacgtcccctttctattgcccgggcgcctgcatttcacgatgcaggtattgatcgACAGGACAGCAGAGTTGCTcattaggacattgctcgtatcagcttttggtgagccccatctcattcggggttgcgtctttacttctatttatgtcagttatgcatctaaggtatgctgggggccttgtcccagtaagtatgttttcctgtcagactcatgatagaggtttcatagactagacaagtcagttatgttatgtcagacattcggagtcgtatagccattttggctcattcatgttatttccgcactcatgtttaaacaagtatttttattaagtattatgacttactacgttttataaaggctcatcatgcattcacgttatattccgctcatgttatgcctcatgatgattcagcaagccatgtggttcactcggtcacatgcagtaaggcaccgagtgccgtgtttcgcccaggccatggttcggggcgtgacagaatTTCAGGCACATGTGACTGAAATTCAACCATTTCTACCTAATTTTAACTATATATGGCTGAATCAGGAAAAAATGCTTCAGCCATATATAACTTCAAACATTTTAAAGCGTGAGGAAGACACCACATGTCTGAAGTTGTTTCAAATATAATTAAAGTAggtacttttttaaaaaaaaaagtaggtaCAAATTAAATAGCGATATTCAAATAAAATATACCCCGTGAAACTTTTACGTGGGTCTTTCTTATAATTTCATTTCACTTGTAATAAGTTTCTCCTATAATGGGCTCCCTTTTATGTGCATTAATTACCCTAacaggaaattaaaaaaaaatcaataatataagAAATAACAAGGTAAAGAAAAACGAAGAAATTATTCCTTGATTTAGTAGAAATAATTTAACAACACCGCCTACAGTTAATTGCACAACTGCACTTTGATAGATTAAGAAATTAAATATTTAGGAAACGCGTTAGTTCAAGAAACTAGGTTGCATTAAATTGGTTAatgtttttttttacttttgaaAGTTTCCATATTTGATTCGGTAACTAGCTTTGTTGGTTTAGGAAACTCTCACCTTATTCCTATAGGAAATCGGAAATCCTAATGTTACCTATATAAATATATTTCGTAATGCACGTAGTAAAATTTCTATATACTCAAATCTTTTACATGTACAGTGCTTAGGGCTTAGTAAACATAATGCTTTATTCTCAGTCAAAATTTGCCGTAGCAACTAAGATGGCTTGCTGCCGGAAAAGGAAAATCTCTCAAGTTTCTGATTCCGGTGATCTTGATGTTACGGTgttagaaaaagaaaacaaacaaatcCGAGCTGCGATGCTCAAGAAACGATTCGCTAATGTAATCTTCAAGTCCGAACAACAATTACGTGGACTTGATGAACTACAAatcaagaagaaaaaagaaaatcaatTGTGTGAAGAGAACGTGAAAGTCGAGTTCATGAAGACACAACGGCAAAGAGAGAGAGAAGCTGCTCGTATTGCCATAGAAAGAATAAAAAGAACAGTGGATTTTGGCGATAGCCTGAAAGCAGAAAGAGAGTTGTTGATGATGATCCGCGCTGCTTGATTTATTCTGTGAAAGGAGTTCAAAAATGTGAATTGTTAGAAATTTCTTGAAGAGCCAAAGGTATTACTCACTGAAGGATGGTTCATTTACGTTCAATCTTTTAGTATTCAAGCATTTCACTTTGTGTAAAGAAGAAAAAGGGAAGGCAAAGTATTGATCAGTGGCTAATTTTGTTATGTAAAGAACTACGTTGGGCTTTATTTTCTTGaaaggtttagttttagtatTAGTAGAGGGTGCGTTGGGAACTTGTGAACAGGATGGTGTAAGTGATGTCCCTATACATATAAGAAAAACAAATCATGTTTATGTCACGTTTTATTTTATTGATCTTAGTATGTAATTTTAATTTGTCCTCAAATGCTTGTGTCGATCTTGCTACTAATTGCTAATTAATTAGTAATGTCTGTCATGTCATTCTCTGTTGTGTGTTTCTTGCATCAACTTGGAACAGTCGTGTGTCCACTTTAAATTTTATCAGCGTATTTCCAGTGCTGGTCatagcaaaaaagaaaaaaaaaattgcctggAAACTATGTATTACTACCGTTATGTTGTTAATCACGGAAATAGAATTGAATTTGAGAAGATATATCATCTttgaaaaagattaaaaaaaaaaaaatgggttgcGCTATATGAAAGAGTACCCAATTATGATGTATTTGGCAAAATCAAATCCAAGTAGATATCTATTATTTGATTAGATCATTGATctcttttatttctcttgtttTCTTCAATATTCAATGCTGCACACATCTTTTTTGAGGAGGTCTTCAGCCATTACATTACATTACATAGGAGTAACAAATAGTAATATAACTCTAGATTCCCCTTTCTATGATGCAGAATAAAATCAGCTCTCCGTGAACGCAGCCTTGAGTTAAATTTTGTACTGCACTTTCGTGTACTTTAGATAGTAAAATTTTGTACTGCACTTTCGTGTACTTTACAATAATAAGTAGGCGTTTGAACATGAATAGGgtgatatttcaaaaaaaaagaaaaaaatattgttTGAAAAAAgatatttgaagttgaagttgtgtttggtgataacgtccaaatacactcctcaaagagaaagtgtacacggtcgtatgcaatatatttacccaactatgagtcggggtcgatcccacagggaacaatatgctaggcgattaagaaagtaaggaactttcaccaactacgctaaagccaaacgatggataatatttaggtttttgagaaatattataactaatgcggaaatgtaaactaacctagaaagcgagtaaaatgatcaatggccacaagtttggatacaaaggaaattacactcaagtaacgatccaatgtatttcacgattttacaactaagaacgggtttgtgtcaatagataatgatatctaaaatctcattgaaagtcttccaaccaaatcaatgaatttcactctaagcttttccaagccttagagtgtgatattaggcacaatcaatctaacctcaagtaactatcctcttccgagctcaagttattagatgagtttaatgacccaaattcttgttaattaatctttcccaacctagatttccttttccaagctcaatctaagtaaatgggtgagtcctagggttagctaatccctttggaaacattcaagaacgagattaattaaatcaac
Encoded proteins:
- the LOC132641361 gene encoding LIM domain-containing protein PLIM2c-like isoform X1, encoding MSNYSSMDGILYCKTHFEQLFKESGNFSKNFQNPAKSERQNSLIRAPSKLSAMFSGTQEKCAACDKTVYPLEKPSDAASGSLSPMDARRSCGDSNPSDNR
- the LOC132641361 gene encoding LIM domain-containing protein PLIM2b-like isoform X2 — its product is MSNYSSMDGILYCKTHFEQLFKESGNFSKNFQNPKSERQNSLIRAPSKLSAMFSGTQEKCAACDKTVYPLEKPSDAASGSLSPMDARRSCGDSNPSDNR